A stretch of the Candidatus Polarisedimenticolaceae bacterium genome encodes the following:
- a CDS encoding VOC family protein — translation MSRAGAVLYAKDVDRVASFYAGVAGLSLRAEAGHAELHAPGFRLVVVKIPDAIARTISIASPPAPRESTPIKLVFPVASLDEARAAASRLGGAMNAAEKEWRDEGCRVCDGHDPEGNLFQLHEIGRA, via the coding sequence ATGAGCCGGGCCGGTGCGGTGCTGTACGCCAAGGATGTCGATCGCGTGGCGTCGTTCTACGCGGGCGTCGCCGGTCTGAGCCTCCGCGCGGAGGCGGGGCACGCCGAGCTCCACGCGCCCGGCTTCCGCCTCGTGGTCGTGAAGATCCCGGACGCGATCGCGCGCACGATCTCGATCGCGAGCCCGCCGGCTCCTCGCGAGAGCACGCCGATCAAGCTCGTCTTCCCCGTGGCGAGTCTCGACGAGGCGCGCGCCGCCGCATCGCGGCTCGGCGGCGCCATGAACGCCGCGGAGAAGGAGTGGCGCGACGAAGGGTGCCGGGTGTGCGACGGTCACGATCCCGAGGGGAACCTGTTCCAGCTCCACGAGATCGGCCGCGCATGA
- a CDS encoding metallophosphoesterase family protein, producing MSAPTRLGLISDTHGLLRPEALELLRGVDHIVHAGDVGDPTILEALGVIAPVTAVRGNVDRERWAEALPETEMIELGGLTVYVLHDLGRLTIDPGAAGVGLVVSGHSHKPLIEQRRGVLYVNPGSAGPRRFKLPITLGEVVITRGAPSARLVELCA from the coding sequence ATGAGCGCGCCCACGCGCCTCGGCCTGATCTCCGACACGCACGGCCTCCTCCGCCCGGAGGCGCTCGAGCTGTTGCGAGGGGTCGATCACATCGTGCACGCGGGCGACGTCGGCGATCCCACGATCCTCGAGGCGCTCGGCGTCATCGCCCCGGTGACGGCGGTGCGCGGCAACGTCGATCGCGAGCGCTGGGCCGAAGCGCTCCCGGAGACCGAGATGATCGAGCTCGGCGGTCTCACCGTCTACGTCCTCCACGACCTCGGGCGGCTCACCATCGATCCCGGCGCCGCGGGAGTCGGCCTCGTCGTCTCCGGCCACTCGCACAAGCCGCTCATCGAGCAGAGGCGCGGCGTCCTCTACGTCAACCCCGGAAGCGCGGGGCCGCGGCGCTTCAAGCTGCCGATCACGCTCGGAGAGGTCGTCATCACGCGCGGCGCGCCCTCGGCGCGGCTCGTCGAGCTGTGCGCATGA